A genomic region of Streptosporangium lutulentum contains the following coding sequences:
- a CDS encoding helix-turn-helix domain-containing protein, with translation MEGVRRDLTSPDGRHRTIASVAHAWGFSDAGHFSRGFHHAYGVLPGAWQRTARRSRP, from the coding sequence CTGGAGGGAGTCCGCCGCGATCTCACCTCACCCGACGGGCGGCACCGCACCATCGCCTCCGTGGCCCACGCCTGGGGCTTCTCGGACGCCGGCCACTTCTCCCGCGGGTTCCACCACGCTTACGGCGTGCTGCCCGGCGCCTGGCAGCGCACGGCACGCCGATCCCGCCCGTGA
- a CDS encoding universal stress protein has translation MRAGDEGRPVVVGYDGSKASEQALRWGIEEARMRFDPLVVCYAWQWPSLSIPFSRETAEIIRRMSRHVLGMGVDLARDLAPRVRVLGEVVEGSPSAVLVSESVAAEMVVIGPRGWGDVEESRIGPTAVQLLSHARSPVTVVKEASHPRTNRVAVGVEGVSPGSLELAVAFEEARLRKASLLAVCLCPEGMEDTRQPAVRFNTNIAVWEEKYSGVNVETVVETHPHAEVLRRAADRSDLLVIGDHESDDPVGLPIGPLCQSLLREASCPVVVVPSRMLSMSPW, from the coding sequence ATGCGCGCAGGTGACGAAGGGCGGCCAGTGGTCGTCGGGTACGACGGTTCGAAAGCGAGCGAGCAGGCTCTCCGGTGGGGGATCGAAGAGGCCCGGATGCGATTCGACCCCCTGGTCGTCTGCTACGCCTGGCAGTGGCCGTCCCTCTCGATCCCCTTCAGCCGGGAGACGGCGGAGATCATACGGCGCATGAGCCGGCATGTGCTCGGCATGGGGGTGGATCTGGCGCGTGACCTGGCTCCCCGGGTGCGGGTCCTGGGTGAGGTGGTGGAGGGGTCGCCGTCGGCCGTGCTGGTGAGCGAGTCGGTCGCGGCGGAGATGGTCGTGATCGGACCCCGAGGATGGGGCGACGTCGAGGAGTCGCGGATCGGCCCGACCGCGGTCCAGCTTCTCTCCCACGCGCGCTCCCCGGTGACCGTCGTCAAGGAAGCCTCCCACCCGCGCACCAACCGCGTGGCGGTCGGCGTGGAGGGCGTCAGCCCGGGATCGCTGGAGCTCGCCGTGGCGTTCGAGGAGGCGAGGCTGCGCAAGGCGTCGCTGCTGGCGGTCTGCCTCTGTCCCGAGGGCATGGAGGACACGCGGCAGCCGGCCGTTCGCTTCAACACCAACATCGCGGTGTGGGAGGAGAAGTACTCCGGGGTGAACGTGGAGACCGTCGTCGAGACACACCCCCACGCGGAGGTGCTCCGCCGTGCGGCCGATCGCTCGGACCTGCTGGTGATCGGCGACCACGAGAGCGACGACCCGGTGGGGCTGCCGATCGGCCCGCTCTGCCAGTCGCTGCTGCGGGAGGCGTCGTGCCCGGTCGTCGTGGTCCCGTCACGGATGCTGTCCATGTCCCCGTGGTGA
- a CDS encoding thiamine pyrophosphate-dependent enzyme, with protein MVRDSVETHFTEAVAALSPGAPRDPGLPVREGTSLTGARCRELFEFQLGSRLLDVTARWLREQDQGFYTIGSAGHEGNAAIAATLRTTDPALLHYRSGAFYLTRSAMAGRLPEEGLRDVLLGLTAAAEEPMAGGRHKVFGHPGLAVIPQTSTIASHLPRAVGVAFAIERARQLGLPSAWPDDAITVCSFGDASINHASALSGLNTAAYGTYQGLGMPILFVCEDNGLGISVRTPQGWVEGAHHPLLRYFAADGCDLADIHDVAKSAAEHVRTHRAPALLHVSTVRLMGHAGSDVELSYRTKREINGDLERDPLVATARLLVEAGLITPDELLLRYETTREHLLKMAMESSRRPRLISAAEIMEPLAPRTPAAVAQASAVAAEAEARSRAFGGRLPEQEGPLTLSQAINRTLTDALAVHPEMLVLGEDVARKGGVYGVTRGLQKRFGLGRVFDTHLDEQAVLGLALGSGVSGLLPVPEIQYLAYLHNALDQIRGEAATLSFFSQGAFRNPMVVRVASYAYQKGFGGHFHNDNSIAALRDIPGLVVASPARPDDAASMLRTCLAAARADGSVCVFLEPIALYNTRDLFEDDDKGWLSPYVPPARWAETHIPIGRARSYGDGRDLTIVTFGNGLRMSLRAAVRLTAEGFSCRVLDLRWLSPLPVEDLMRAAELTGKVLIADETRRTGGVSETVIAELLDRGFTGKIARVTSSDSFIPLGDAAKHVLLSEDTIEEAARKLLG; from the coding sequence GTGGTCCGCGACAGTGTTGAGACTCATTTCACCGAGGCGGTGGCCGCCCTCTCCCCCGGGGCCCCACGCGATCCCGGTCTGCCGGTGCGAGAGGGCACGAGCCTGACCGGGGCTCGCTGCCGTGAGCTGTTCGAGTTCCAACTCGGCAGCAGACTCCTGGATGTCACCGCGCGCTGGCTGCGCGAGCAGGACCAGGGCTTCTACACCATCGGTTCGGCCGGGCACGAGGGCAACGCCGCGATCGCCGCGACGCTGCGCACCACCGACCCCGCCCTCCTTCACTACCGTTCCGGGGCCTTCTACCTGACCCGGTCCGCGATGGCGGGGCGCCTGCCCGAGGAAGGGCTGCGCGACGTGCTGCTCGGCCTGACCGCCGCGGCCGAGGAGCCGATGGCGGGCGGGCGGCACAAGGTCTTCGGCCACCCCGGCCTGGCGGTGATCCCGCAGACGTCCACGATCGCCAGCCACCTCCCTCGTGCGGTGGGCGTGGCCTTCGCCATCGAGCGTGCCCGCCAGCTCGGCCTGCCGAGTGCCTGGCCGGACGACGCGATCACGGTGTGCAGCTTCGGCGACGCCTCGATCAACCACGCCAGCGCCCTGTCCGGGCTCAACACCGCCGCCTACGGCACCTATCAGGGCCTGGGGATGCCGATCCTGTTCGTCTGCGAGGACAACGGCCTGGGCATCAGCGTGCGCACCCCGCAGGGATGGGTCGAGGGGGCCCACCACCCGCTGCTTCGCTACTTCGCGGCCGACGGCTGCGACCTGGCCGACATCCACGACGTGGCGAAGAGCGCCGCCGAGCACGTTCGCACCCACCGTGCCCCGGCCCTGCTGCACGTCAGCACGGTCCGGCTGATGGGCCACGCGGGTTCCGACGTGGAGCTGTCCTACCGGACGAAGCGGGAGATCAACGGCGACCTGGAGCGTGACCCGCTCGTCGCGACCGCGCGCCTGCTGGTCGAGGCCGGTCTGATCACCCCCGACGAGTTGCTGCTCCGCTACGAGACGACGCGAGAGCACCTGCTCAAGATGGCCATGGAGAGCTCGCGGCGACCCCGGCTGATCTCGGCCGCAGAGATCATGGAGCCGCTTGCCCCGCGCACGCCCGCGGCCGTCGCGCAGGCCAGCGCCGTGGCCGCGGAGGCGGAGGCCAGGAGCAGGGCCTTCGGCGGCAGGCTGCCCGAGCAGGAGGGTCCGCTGACCCTCTCCCAGGCGATCAACCGGACCCTGACCGACGCTCTGGCCGTCCACCCCGAGATGCTGGTCCTCGGTGAGGACGTGGCCCGCAAGGGCGGCGTCTACGGCGTCACCCGGGGCCTGCAGAAACGCTTCGGCCTGGGAAGGGTGTTCGACACGCACCTCGACGAGCAGGCCGTGCTGGGCCTGGCCCTTGGCTCGGGGGTCTCCGGGCTGCTGCCGGTGCCCGAGATCCAATATCTGGCCTACCTGCACAACGCGCTCGACCAGATCCGGGGCGAGGCCGCGACGCTCTCCTTCTTCTCCCAGGGCGCCTTCCGCAACCCGATGGTGGTGCGCGTCGCCTCCTACGCCTACCAGAAGGGCTTCGGCGGTCACTTCCACAACGACAACTCCATCGCCGCGCTGCGTGACATCCCCGGTCTGGTCGTGGCCTCCCCCGCCCGGCCCGACGACGCCGCCTCGATGCTGCGCACCTGTCTGGCCGCCGCCCGCGCCGACGGCAGCGTCTGCGTCTTCCTTGAGCCGATCGCCCTCTACAACACCCGCGACCTGTTCGAGGACGACGACAAGGGCTGGCTCTCGCCGTACGTCCCTCCGGCCCGCTGGGCGGAGACCCACATCCCGATCGGCCGCGCCCGCAGTTACGGCGACGGCCGCGACCTGACCATCGTGACCTTCGGCAACGGCCTGCGGATGAGCCTGCGCGCCGCGGTCAGGCTCACCGCGGAGGGGTTCAGCTGCCGGGTCCTGGACCTGCGCTGGCTCTCCCCGCTGCCGGTGGAAGACCTGATGCGGGCGGCGGAGCTGACCGGCAAGGTGCTGATCGCCGACGAGACCCGCCGCACCGGGGGCGTCTCCGAGACCGTCATCGCCGAGCTGCTCGACAGGGGTTTCACCGGCAAGATCGCCCGGGTGACCTCCTCCGACAGCTTCATCCCGCTGGGCGACGCGGCCAAGCACGTGCTGCTGTCGGAGGACACGATCGAGGAAGCCGCCCGCAAGCTGCTCGGTTGA
- a CDS encoding nuclear transport factor 2 family protein — translation MNEENVALIKRFYDAFGRRDADAMERCYHPDATFGDPVFQDLEGRDKVMGMWRMLLGRSADITVTARDITAQDHEGTAHWTAHYTFSQTGRPVVNEVDALFRFEEGLIVRHHDEFDFRRWSRMAMGKPVGLLFGWTPMFRATVRGRATQSLQEFMKA, via the coding sequence GTGAACGAGGAGAACGTCGCCCTCATCAAGAGGTTCTACGACGCTTTCGGGCGCCGCGACGCCGACGCCATGGAACGGTGCTACCACCCCGACGCGACCTTCGGCGATCCCGTCTTCCAGGATCTCGAAGGCCGGGACAAGGTCATGGGGATGTGGCGGATGCTTCTCGGCCGCAGCGCCGACATCACCGTGACCGCACGCGACATCACCGCGCAGGACCACGAGGGCACGGCGCACTGGACCGCCCATTACACCTTCAGCCAGACGGGCAGGCCGGTCGTCAACGAGGTCGACGCCCTGTTCCGCTTCGAGGAAGGACTGATCGTCCGGCACCACGACGAGTTCGACTTCAGGCGGTGGTCGAGGATGGCCATGGGAAAGCCGGTCGGGCTCCTCTTCGGCTGGACCCCGATGTTTCGCGCCACGGTCAGGGGCAGGGCGACGCAGTCACTGCAAGAGTTCATGAAGGCCTGA
- a CDS encoding sensor histidine kinase has product MVAIGIFLISLGIMIFLTLRIRRLRAEKDGAVALAQEQQEQFARDVHDLVGHWLWLVSIRSELAYRHAAGDPRLRGELSEILQAVQHATHAVRNVSTVYRQLSLQGETMRAETLLSNFGAYCSVRMDVTDLPGDVSATLGTVVRESVTNMLRHSGVTRCAIELTEHSGRLRLTIANDRANRRAGDEADGRAGSGAPGRETESTGSGLGNLRHRVGKLGGTVRVTAGEDGWFVLIAELPVNFPE; this is encoded by the coding sequence ATGGTCGCCATTGGGATCTTCCTGATCTCACTGGGCATCATGATCTTTCTGACGCTGCGGATCAGACGGCTCCGCGCCGAGAAGGACGGCGCCGTCGCCCTGGCACAGGAGCAGCAGGAGCAGTTCGCCCGCGACGTACACGATCTCGTGGGGCACTGGCTCTGGCTGGTCTCCATCAGGAGCGAGCTGGCCTACCGGCACGCGGCCGGCGACCCACGCCTGCGCGGGGAGCTGAGCGAGATCCTGCAGGCGGTGCAGCACGCCACGCACGCCGTACGGAACGTGTCGACCGTCTATCGGCAGCTTTCGCTCCAGGGGGAGACGATGCGGGCCGAGACCCTCCTGTCGAACTTCGGGGCCTACTGCTCGGTACGGATGGACGTCACCGACCTGCCCGGAGACGTGAGCGCCACGCTGGGGACCGTGGTCCGCGAGAGCGTCACGAACATGCTGCGGCACAGCGGGGTCACGAGATGCGCGATCGAGCTGACCGAGCACAGCGGCCGTCTACGGCTGACGATCGCCAACGACAGAGCGAACCGGCGAGCCGGCGACGAGGCGGACGGCAGGGCCGGCTCCGGGGCTCCCGGGAGAGAGACGGAGTCCACCGGCAGTGGCCTGGGCAATCTGCGGCACCGCGTGGGCAAGCTCGGCGGCACGGTGCGCGTCACAGCCGGCGAGGACGGCTGGTTTGTCCTGATCGCCGAATTGCCGGTTAATTTTCCCGAATAA
- a CDS encoding M50 family metallopeptidase: MSEVWVTLTTAGAGPPPLVVLLSALAALVVVSWSTSWQLSRGLITIAHEGGHALVALLTRRKLQGIRLHSDTSGVTLTRGRPTGPGMILTAAAGYVAPSLLGLGGAWLTSSGYVTVLITLVIGLLFCMLLMIRNLFGVVSLLVTGGAIFAFTWYAAPDMDAVLAYLAVWFLLLGGFRPIMELQRKRRHGRAPDSDADQLARLTFLPGGFWVLLFLLVAAASLAGGAWLLSPVPLDFG, translated from the coding sequence TTGTCCGAGGTCTGGGTGACTCTGACCACGGCCGGTGCGGGGCCTCCCCCGCTGGTCGTGCTGCTGTCCGCGCTGGCCGCACTGGTCGTGGTGTCATGGTCCACCTCGTGGCAGCTCTCCCGGGGCCTGATCACGATCGCCCACGAGGGCGGGCACGCGCTGGTGGCGCTGCTCACCCGGCGCAAGCTGCAGGGCATCCGGCTGCACTCCGACACCTCGGGCGTCACGCTGACCCGGGGCAGGCCGACCGGTCCCGGGATGATCCTGACCGCCGCCGCCGGATACGTCGCGCCGTCCCTGCTGGGGCTCGGCGGGGCGTGGCTGACCTCCTCCGGCTACGTGACGGTGCTGATCACCCTCGTGATCGGGCTGCTCTTCTGCATGCTGCTGATGATCCGCAACCTGTTCGGCGTGGTGAGCCTGCTCGTCACCGGTGGCGCGATCTTCGCCTTCACCTGGTACGCGGCGCCCGACATGGACGCGGTCCTGGCCTATCTGGCGGTCTGGTTCCTCCTGCTCGGGGGCTTCCGGCCGATCATGGAGCTGCAGCGCAAGCGGCGTCACGGCCGCGCCCCCGACTCCGACGCCGACCAGCTGGCCCGGCTGACCTTCCTGCCCGGCGGGTTCTGGGTGCTGTTGTTCCTGCTCGTGGCGGCGGCCTCCCTGGCGGGCGGCGCCTGGCTGCTGTCTCCGGTGCCGCTCGATTTCGGCTGA
- the lanKC gene encoding class III lanthionine synthetase LanKC: protein MDDQYELYCLADPLFYDTLDGRRGNHPDFALTARDVPDGWGHQATDTWMHYAPLAGQTPSQGWKIHVSACLEDAERAVETVWDYCVPRGIGFKFLRSRSVMTMLNSKAAPRGSSGKLVTIYPLDETQLELTLKELDELLRGVEGPYILSDLRYGEGPLFVRYGGFAARHCLGENGEQVLAIEDVDGRLVPDVRGPSFSLPSWMTLPAFLEPHLAARNAVTTNGLPYEIESVIQFSNGGGVYLGRDTRSGEQVVLKEARPHAGLDAAGRDSVTRLAHERDMLDRLAGLDSVPQLLDYFTLGEHHFLVQEFVDGNPLQRLLVRKYPLTRANCDQETLAEYTSWVLDTLPQVRRAVESLHERGVVFGDLHPSNILISGEGRLVLIDYEVATLSADRARAALGHPAFSAPPGRHGVDIDAYALACLCLGLFAPQLTIMLPLDRTKVVQLAGLITETFPVAPEVIDEAVRTIAGADPMTVRPLPRLGRDGWPQIREAMCRAILASATPEREDRLFPGDVAQFQPGGGVSLAYGAAGVLYALDAAGAPRLPEYEDWLRRRAPAPDPGTGIGFYDGLHGVAYVLDLLGHRQDAIDTVDLCLREKWDSLELGLFGGLAGIGLNLLHLGGTAREATFTELGLRIVDICSDRLGGPDDVPEISGGANPRAGLMYGSAGPALLFLHAYERTGDTALLDRAAVALRQDLRRCSSSEDGTLQVTQGWRTLPYLDEGSVGIALVLARYLAHREDEAFRTALGACRLVTQGRYFVQSGLFTGRAGMVATLGTGLGPAPHDPDIDLAEQIRGLGWHALPYGGGLAFPGNQLFRLSMDFATGTAGVLFAVSTALSERPVFLPFTEPPGGAGALSTALPAHEPAERLRSYESLKEV, encoded by the coding sequence GTGGATGACCAGTATGAGCTTTACTGCCTGGCGGATCCGCTCTTTTATGACACGCTTGACGGCCGCCGAGGCAATCACCCCGATTTTGCGCTGACCGCCCGGGATGTTCCGGACGGCTGGGGGCACCAGGCGACCGACACCTGGATGCACTACGCGCCCCTCGCCGGCCAGACGCCGTCACAGGGCTGGAAGATCCATGTGTCGGCGTGCCTGGAGGACGCCGAGCGCGCCGTGGAGACCGTCTGGGACTACTGCGTGCCACGCGGCATCGGGTTCAAGTTCCTGCGCAGCCGCTCGGTCATGACCATGCTGAACTCCAAGGCCGCCCCCCGCGGGTCCAGCGGCAAGCTCGTGACGATCTACCCCCTGGACGAGACCCAGCTTGAGCTCACGCTGAAGGAGCTCGACGAGTTGCTCCGGGGCGTCGAGGGGCCCTATATCCTCAGCGATCTGCGCTACGGCGAGGGCCCGCTCTTCGTGCGGTACGGCGGCTTCGCGGCGCGGCACTGCCTGGGTGAGAACGGCGAGCAGGTGCTCGCCATCGAGGACGTCGACGGGCGGCTGGTCCCCGACGTGCGGGGGCCGTCCTTCAGCCTGCCGTCCTGGATGACGCTGCCCGCGTTCCTGGAACCTCATCTGGCGGCCCGCAACGCGGTCACCACCAACGGCCTGCCGTACGAGATCGAGAGCGTCATCCAGTTCTCCAACGGCGGAGGCGTGTATCTCGGGCGGGACACGCGCAGCGGCGAGCAGGTGGTGCTCAAGGAGGCTCGCCCGCACGCCGGACTGGACGCCGCGGGCCGCGACTCCGTGACGCGCCTGGCGCACGAACGCGACATGCTGGATCGCCTGGCCGGACTCGACTCGGTGCCGCAACTGCTCGACTACTTCACCCTCGGCGAGCACCACTTCCTGGTCCAGGAATTCGTCGACGGCAACCCGCTGCAACGGCTCCTCGTGCGGAAGTACCCCCTGACCCGGGCGAACTGCGACCAGGAGACCCTCGCCGAATACACCTCGTGGGTGCTCGACACGCTCCCTCAGGTCCGGCGGGCGGTCGAGTCGCTGCACGAGCGGGGAGTGGTCTTCGGGGACCTGCACCCCAGCAACATCCTCATCAGTGGGGAGGGCCGCCTGGTTCTGATCGACTACGAGGTCGCGACCCTCTCCGCTGACCGTGCCCGCGCCGCCCTCGGCCATCCGGCCTTCAGCGCGCCGCCCGGCAGACACGGCGTCGACATCGACGCCTACGCCCTCGCCTGCCTCTGCCTGGGACTGTTCGCCCCCCAGCTCACGATCATGCTGCCTCTGGACCGCACCAAGGTGGTCCAGCTGGCCGGGCTCATCACCGAGACCTTCCCCGTGGCGCCGGAGGTGATCGACGAGGCCGTCCGGACCATCGCCGGCGCCGACCCGATGACGGTGCGACCCCTGCCCCGGCTCGGCCGGGACGGCTGGCCGCAGATCAGGGAGGCGATGTGCCGGGCGATCCTGGCGAGCGCCACTCCCGAACGCGAGGATCGGCTCTTCCCCGGCGACGTGGCCCAGTTCCAGCCCGGCGGGGGCGTGAGCCTCGCCTACGGCGCGGCGGGAGTGCTCTACGCGCTGGACGCCGCCGGGGCACCGCGCCTCCCCGAGTACGAGGACTGGCTGCGCCGACGCGCGCCGGCCCCGGATCCGGGAACGGGCATCGGGTTCTACGACGGGCTCCACGGCGTGGCCTACGTCCTGGACCTGCTCGGACACCGCCAGGACGCGATCGACACCGTGGATCTGTGCCTGCGGGAGAAGTGGGACTCGCTCGAACTGGGCCTGTTCGGCGGGCTCGCCGGCATCGGGCTGAACCTCCTCCACCTGGGCGGGACGGCCCGCGAGGCGACGTTCACCGAGCTGGGGCTCCGGATCGTCGACATCTGCTCGGACAGGCTCGGCGGACCCGACGACGTGCCGGAGATCAGCGGCGGCGCCAATCCCCGCGCCGGGCTGATGTACGGCTCCGCGGGCCCCGCGCTGCTCTTCCTCCACGCCTACGAGCGGACCGGTGACACGGCGCTGCTCGACCGGGCGGCCGTGGCCCTCCGGCAGGACCTGCGGCGGTGCTCCTCCAGCGAGGACGGCACGCTCCAGGTCACCCAGGGCTGGCGCACCCTCCCCTACCTGGACGAGGGCTCCGTGGGCATCGCCCTGGTCCTCGCCCGCTACCTGGCCCACCGCGAGGACGAGGCTTTCCGGACCGCGCTCGGCGCCTGCCGGCTCGTCACCCAGGGGCGATACTTCGTGCAGTCGGGGCTGTTCACCGGCCGGGCCGGCATGGTCGCGACCCTGGGCACGGGACTGGGACCCGCACCGCACGATCCCGACATCGACCTGGCCGAGCAGATCCGCGGACTCGGCTGGCACGCGCTGCCCTACGGCGGCGGGCTGGCCTTCCCCGGAAACCAACTGTTCAGGCTTTCCATGGACTTCGCGACCGGCACGGCCGGAGTCCTGTTCGCAGTGAGCACCGCGCTGAGTGAGCGCCCGGTGTTCCTCCCCTTTACCGAGCCGCCCGGCGGCGCAGGAGCCCTGTCCACGGCACTGCCTGCGCACGAACCCGCCGAGCGGCTTCGCTCCTACGAGTCACTGAAGGAGGTGTAA
- a CDS encoding magnesium and cobalt transport protein CorA: MTDRRVRGLRSLVRGRSGVVRDSPERSMDPRSTDDKPIPPRSHIIDNAIYVNGCRTTTPESLPEAFKSLKNTPGSMAWIGFYRPEDAVILNVAEEFDLHELAVEDAIVAHQRPKADRYGDTLFVVLRPARYLDEAEEVDFGELHVFVGHNFVITVRHSEAPDLSQVRSRMQDDPELLGQGPQAVLYAILDAVVDGYAPVVAGLQNDIDEIEVQVFGNEPGVSRRIYELSREVIEFQRATQPLLGMIEGLIAGAVKYGVDGELQRYLRDVADHAITVAERVSGFRQMLHDILVVNSTMVAQAQNEHMTNLTEASNAQNEEVKRISAWAAILFAPTLVGTIYGMNFDVMPELHWAWGYPFAVLLMAGVCTTLYMVFKRRDWL, encoded by the coding sequence GTGACCGACCGGCGAGTGCGTGGCCTGCGGAGCCTGGTCCGCGGACGTTCCGGCGTCGTCCGCGACTCTCCCGAGCGGTCGATGGACCCCCGCTCCACGGACGACAAGCCCATCCCGCCCCGGTCGCACATCATCGACAACGCGATCTACGTGAACGGCTGCCGGACCACGACTCCCGAGTCGCTGCCAGAAGCCTTCAAAAGCCTGAAGAACACTCCGGGCAGCATGGCCTGGATCGGTTTCTACCGGCCCGAGGACGCGGTGATCCTCAACGTCGCCGAGGAGTTCGACCTGCACGAGCTGGCGGTCGAGGACGCCATCGTCGCCCACCAGCGGCCCAAGGCTGACCGCTACGGGGACACGCTGTTCGTGGTGCTCCGCCCGGCCAGATACCTCGACGAGGCCGAGGAGGTCGACTTCGGCGAACTGCACGTCTTCGTCGGCCACAACTTCGTGATCACCGTACGGCACAGCGAGGCCCCCGACCTCTCCCAGGTCCGCAGCCGGATGCAGGACGACCCCGAGCTGCTCGGCCAGGGGCCGCAGGCGGTGCTCTACGCCATCCTGGACGCGGTCGTGGACGGCTACGCCCCCGTGGTCGCCGGCCTGCAGAACGACATCGACGAGATCGAGGTCCAGGTCTTCGGCAACGAGCCCGGCGTCTCGCGCCGCATCTACGAGCTGTCGCGAGAGGTGATCGAGTTCCAGCGGGCCACCCAGCCGCTGCTCGGCATGATCGAGGGTCTCATCGCGGGGGCGGTCAAATACGGGGTGGACGGGGAACTGCAGCGATACCTGCGCGACGTGGCCGACCACGCGATCACCGTGGCGGAGCGGGTCAGCGGCTTCCGCCAGATGCTCCACGACATCCTCGTGGTCAACTCCACCATGGTCGCCCAGGCCCAGAACGAGCACATGACGAACCTCACCGAGGCCAGCAACGCCCAGAACGAGGAGGTCAAGAGGATCTCCGCCTGGGCCGCGATCCTGTTCGCGCCCACCCTCGTCGGAACCATCTACGGCATGAACTTCGACGTCATGCCCGAGCTTCACTGGGCGTGGGGCTACCCGTTCGCGGTGCTCCTGATGGCGGGGGTCTGCACGACCCTGTACATGGTGTTCAAACGCCGCGACTGGCTGTAG
- a CDS encoding amidohydrolase family protein — MIPELTDAEASTWWRDLGLPGLADVHVHFLPERMERRVWHHFENGGPLMGKGWRIHYRVSAEARVARLKDLGVKVFSALAYAHRPDMAESLNAWTLDFARRTPGCLPSATFYPEHGVLDYVRDALDRGARVFKVHLQVGDFDPRLKEIDEVWGLLAERGVPVVVHASSIPLPGRCTGPEPITEVLSRHPRLPVIIAHLGMPEYDEFFEVAEAFPHVRLDTTMAFTDFSERRMPFPARLKPRLRDLGLAGKVLLGSDFPNIPYPYAHQLQALERLDLGDDWLRAVCWDNADRLLDLAPDYTRPPGQG; from the coding sequence ATGATTCCGGAACTGACGGACGCCGAAGCCTCCACCTGGTGGCGCGATCTGGGCCTGCCCGGTCTGGCGGATGTGCACGTCCATTTCCTGCCCGAGCGCATGGAGCGCCGAGTCTGGCACCACTTCGAGAACGGTGGCCCGCTGATGGGGAAGGGGTGGCGGATACATTACCGGGTGTCCGCCGAGGCGCGGGTCGCGCGGCTGAAGGACCTCGGGGTGAAGGTGTTCTCCGCCCTGGCGTACGCGCACCGGCCCGACATGGCCGAAAGCCTCAACGCCTGGACGCTCGACTTCGCCCGCCGTACCCCCGGATGTCTCCCCTCGGCCACCTTCTACCCCGAGCATGGGGTCCTCGACTACGTGCGGGACGCGCTCGACCGCGGTGCGCGCGTCTTCAAGGTCCACCTCCAGGTGGGCGACTTCGATCCCAGGCTGAAGGAGATCGACGAGGTGTGGGGGTTGCTGGCCGAGCGGGGTGTCCCGGTCGTCGTCCACGCCAGCTCGATCCCCCTGCCCGGCCGGTGCACCGGCCCGGAGCCGATCACCGAGGTGCTGTCCCGCCACCCCCGCCTGCCTGTGATCATCGCGCATCTCGGCATGCCGGAGTACGACGAGTTCTTCGAGGTGGCCGAGGCGTTCCCCCACGTGCGGCTCGACACCACGATGGCCTTCACCGACTTCTCCGAGCGCCGCATGCCGTTCCCCGCACGCCTCAAGCCGCGACTGCGTGACCTCGGGCTGGCGGGCAAGGTCCTGCTCGGCAGCGACTTCCCGAACATCCCGTATCCCTACGCGCACCAGCTCCAGGCGCTGGAGCGCCTCGACCTCGGCGACGACTGGCTGCGAGCGGTGTGCTGGGACAACGCCGACCGTCTCCTCGATCTCGCTCCCGACTACACTCGGCCACCAGGCCAGGGATGA
- a CDS encoding VOC family protein — translation MGAFQGFHHVKLPVADVARSRDWYVRVLGFTVTIEFVEEEVLMGLALSDPGETVQLAIRQDPARAAALSGFDPIALRVPARADVEKWRRRLDDLGQPHGGIVTGHKGGSVLVGLHDPDGMEIRLYAD, via the coding sequence ATGGGCGCGTTTCAGGGGTTTCACCATGTCAAACTGCCCGTCGCCGACGTGGCGCGCAGCCGTGACTGGTACGTGCGCGTCCTCGGGTTCACCGTCACCATCGAGTTCGTCGAGGAAGAGGTCCTCATGGGTCTCGCGCTGAGCGACCCGGGTGAGACCGTCCAGCTCGCGATCCGGCAGGACCCCGCGCGGGCCGCGGCGCTCTCCGGATTCGATCCGATCGCCCTGCGCGTTCCCGCCCGCGCCGATGTGGAGAAATGGCGGCGGCGACTCGACGACCTCGGTCAACCCCACGGCGGGATCGTCACCGGGCACAAGGGGGGATCGGTGCTCGTCGGCCTGCACGACCCCGACGGCATGGAGATCCGGCTCTACGCCGACTGA
- a CDS encoding DNA-binding protein: MSTEPDQPFDPFTPPDPGQARAHRVYASLFRIAERHAATEAQRSRQVHPEVLGPHEAIRLVSVLAGGAAEHEETEPEVDDADITAALTLIPLARAEMDQLEAGLLLMARGRGLTWQEIAFGLGLGTSQAARQRYERLSGRLAAEPDRNAPQGTPADHP, translated from the coding sequence ATGTCCACTGAGCCTGATCAGCCGTTCGATCCCTTCACCCCTCCCGATCCGGGGCAGGCGCGAGCGCACCGCGTGTACGCGTCCCTTTTCCGCATCGCCGAGCGGCACGCGGCCACCGAGGCGCAGCGTTCCCGGCAGGTCCATCCCGAGGTCCTCGGACCGCACGAGGCCATCAGGCTCGTGTCGGTTCTCGCGGGCGGTGCCGCCGAGCACGAGGAGACCGAGCCGGAGGTGGACGACGCCGACATCACCGCCGCCCTGACCCTCATCCCGCTGGCGCGGGCGGAGATGGACCAGCTGGAGGCCGGGCTCCTTCTCATGGCGCGAGGCCGTGGTCTCACCTGGCAGGAAATCGCCTTCGGCCTCGGGCTCGGCACCTCCCAGGCCGCCAGGCAGCGCTACGAACGGCTGTCCGGCCGCCTGGCCGCGGAGCCGGACCGGAACGCGCCCCAGGGGACTCCGGCCGACCACCCGTAG